The following coding sequences are from one uncultured Desulfobacter sp. window:
- the lon gene encoding endopeptidase La: MDELNHPSVPITTDDIPDELPILPIVDTNLFPKMVLPLVLIQKEAIDLIDDAMSGNRMLGLLLSKRSDLDSRHTSDDLCRIGTVAVILKMSKMEDEKAQLLIQGLNRFKVVEFLENRDYMHAGISVLKSRNNERHKENRALMANIVEQYEKIVTLSPGLPAEISQMVKTLQEPSALADMVASTINAPVNEKQKVLELIDVTRRLKKVTRLVNDQLEILEMGSKIQSQVKEDMDKRQREYYLRRQLKAIKEELGESEQDSVEIREYRTLIRENPMPEDAAKEAERELERLGRMHPSSSEYVVSSTYLDWLTSLPWNKYAENRLDIARARKILDQDHYGLEKPKKRILEFLAVRKLKQDSKGPILCFAGPPGTGKTSLGQSIARALGRKFVRIALGGVRDEAEIRGHRRTYVGAMPGRIIQHLRTAGEKNPVFMLDEIDKVNSSYHGDPSSALLEVLDPEQNQHFVDHYLDVPFDLSDVMFLTTANVLHTIPPPLRDRMEVLELTGYTQEEKLKIATRYIIPKQREANGINSGQIKITPGAVKQIISGYTRESGLRNLERQVGAVCRGVAAKIAEDQVEHLTIGRKELPEYLGPIQNMPDTATRINVPGVAVGLAWTAVGGEVLFVEAVAMKGGKGLTLTGQLGDVMKESASTALSFIRSHADRLAVDDTFFESHDIHIHVPEGAIPKDGPSAGVTMLTALASLITKRKVKSRLAMTGEITLRGEVLPVGGIKDKVIAAHRAGIRSLILPLWNEKDMEDVPEHIQSTMTFYFTDKMEDVLRTALEEKK; encoded by the coding sequence ATGGATGAATTAAACCATCCCTCCGTCCCCATCACCACTGACGACATACCTGACGAACTACCCATTCTTCCCATAGTGGATACCAATCTGTTTCCCAAAATGGTATTGCCCCTGGTTCTCATCCAGAAAGAAGCCATTGACTTGATTGACGATGCCATGTCCGGCAACCGTATGCTCGGCCTGTTGCTGTCAAAACGTTCGGACCTTGATTCCAGACATACCTCCGACGACCTGTGCCGTATCGGCACCGTCGCCGTCATTCTTAAAATGTCCAAAATGGAAGACGAAAAGGCCCAGCTGCTGATCCAGGGCCTGAACCGGTTCAAAGTGGTCGAATTCCTGGAAAACCGAGATTATATGCATGCCGGCATCTCCGTTCTCAAAAGCCGCAACAATGAACGGCACAAGGAAAACCGGGCCCTGATGGCCAACATTGTTGAACAGTACGAAAAGATCGTGACGCTTTCGCCGGGGCTGCCGGCCGAAATAAGCCAGATGGTCAAAACCCTCCAGGAACCCAGTGCCCTTGCGGACATGGTGGCCTCCACCATCAATGCCCCGGTGAACGAAAAACAAAAGGTCCTTGAACTCATTGATGTGACCCGCCGACTTAAGAAAGTTACCCGGCTGGTCAATGACCAGCTTGAGATCCTTGAAATGGGGTCTAAAATTCAAAGTCAGGTCAAAGAGGACATGGACAAGCGCCAGCGCGAATATTACCTGCGCCGGCAGCTCAAAGCCATCAAGGAGGAACTTGGGGAGAGCGAACAGGACTCCGTGGAGATCCGGGAATACAGAACCCTGATCCGGGAGAATCCCATGCCCGAAGACGCAGCAAAAGAGGCCGAGCGTGAGCTGGAGCGCCTTGGCAGGATGCACCCCTCATCTTCGGAATATGTCGTATCCTCCACCTATCTGGACTGGCTCACCTCCCTGCCCTGGAACAAATATGCCGAAAACCGGCTGGATATTGCCAGGGCCAGAAAAATTCTGGACCAGGATCATTACGGCCTTGAAAAGCCCAAAAAACGGATATTGGAATTTCTGGCTGTACGTAAACTCAAGCAAGACTCCAAGGGCCCTATCCTTTGCTTTGCAGGCCCGCCCGGCACCGGGAAGACGTCCCTGGGGCAGTCCATTGCAAGAGCCCTGGGCCGAAAATTTGTCCGCATTGCGTTGGGCGGCGTCCGGGACGAAGCTGAAATCCGCGGCCACCGGCGGACCTATGTGGGGGCCATGCCGGGAAGGATTATCCAGCATTTAAGAACCGCCGGGGAAAAAAACCCTGTGTTCATGCTGGATGAGATTGACAAGGTCAACTCATCCTATCACGGAGACCCCTCATCGGCCCTGCTGGAAGTCCTTGATCCCGAGCAGAACCAGCATTTTGTCGATCACTATCTGGATGTACCCTTTGATTTGTCCGATGTCATGTTTCTGACCACGGCCAATGTGCTGCACACCATTCCGCCTCCCCTGCGGGACAGAATGGAGGTGCTCGAACTCACCGGGTATACCCAGGAGGAGAAGCTTAAAATCGCCACCCGGTATATCATTCCCAAACAGCGGGAGGCCAACGGCATCAATTCCGGCCAGATCAAAATAACGCCGGGTGCGGTGAAACAGATCATCTCCGGATATACCCGGGAATCGGGCCTGCGTAATCTGGAACGCCAGGTGGGCGCCGTATGCCGGGGCGTTGCCGCCAAGATCGCCGAAGACCAGGTGGAACATCTGACCATCGGCCGCAAGGAACTGCCCGAATATTTAGGCCCCATCCAGAACATGCCCGATACCGCCACCCGGATCAACGTACCCGGTGTGGCCGTGGGGCTGGCCTGGACTGCTGTCGGCGGAGAAGTTCTTTTTGTAGAAGCCGTGGCCATGAAAGGGGGCAAGGGCCTGACGCTCACCGGGCAGCTGGGGGATGTCATGAAGGAATCGGCCTCCACCGCCTTAAGCTTCATCCGCTCCCATGCAGACCGGCTGGCCGTGGATGACACCTTTTTTGAGTCCCACGATATCCACATCCATGTCCCCGAAGGGGCGATTCCCAAAGACGGCCCATCTGCCGGGGTGACAATGCTCACCGCCCTGGCCTCACTGATTACCAAAAGGAAAGTCAAATCCCGCCTGGCCATGACCGGCGAGATCACCCTCCGGGGCGAAGTGCTTCCCGTGGGCGGCATTAAAGACAAGGTGATTGCGGCGCACAGGGCCGGTATCCGCAGTTTGATTCTGCCCCTTTGGAATGAAAAAGATATGGAAGATGTGCCCGAACATATTCAATCCACCATGACCTTCTATTTTACCGATAAAATGGAAGATGTGCTTCGCACGGCCCTTGAAGAAAAAAAATGA
- a CDS encoding septal ring lytic transglycosylase RlpA family protein encodes MTYTTRTLMPALIFCLAVAGCGAGKYDSGRGKHADKGYGNTEATQRPYRIAGKHYYPMASANGYVEKGRASWYGRKFHGRKTSNGETYNMYAMTAAHKTLPMNTWVMVENLDNGKKVKVRINDRGPFVAGRIIDLSYTAAQRIGIVGPGTARVRVTALGKATAYSKKDHTPVDFKPVDYWKGNFTVQVGAFKVRSNADRYRIKLSKDYLNAHIVPYADDRGQFYRVRIGKFTNLNDAVTFSQKLMTQEGFQHAFAVAE; translated from the coding sequence ATGACCTATACGACCCGGACATTAATGCCGGCCCTGATTTTCTGCCTTGCCGTTGCCGGATGTGGTGCAGGCAAATACGATTCCGGCCGAGGCAAACACGCAGATAAAGGATACGGCAACACCGAAGCCACCCAGCGCCCCTATCGCATTGCAGGAAAACATTACTACCCCATGGCGTCGGCCAACGGATATGTGGAGAAGGGGCGTGCCTCCTGGTACGGCAGAAAGTTCCACGGCCGCAAAACATCCAACGGCGAAACTTACAACATGTATGCCATGACCGCAGCCCACAAAACCCTGCCCATGAACACATGGGTGATGGTGGAGAACCTGGACAACGGCAAAAAAGTCAAGGTACGCATCAATGACCGTGGACCCTTTGTGGCCGGCAGGATCATTGACTTGTCCTATACGGCGGCCCAGCGCATCGGCATTGTGGGCCCCGGCACGGCCCGGGTTAGGGTTACGGCCCTTGGCAAGGCAACGGCCTATTCCAAAAAAGACCACACCCCGGTGGACTTTAAACCCGTGGATTACTGGAAAGGCAATTTTACGGTGCAGGTGGGGGCATTCAAGGTCAGAAGCAATGCGGACCGATATCGGATCAAGTTGTCCAAGGACTATCTTAATGCCCATATTGTTCCCTATGCGGACGACCGGGGGCAATTTTACCGGGTCAGAATCGGTAAATTCACCAACCTCAATGATGCAGTCACGTTTAGCCAAAAATTGATGACCCAAGAAGGGTTTCAACACGCCTTCGCCGTAGCAGAATAG
- the gmhB gene encoding D-glycero-beta-D-manno-heptose 1,7-bisphosphate 7-phosphatase: MTKYTVFLDRDGVINHDSDAYIKHPDEFHFIPQSPDAIALLTANGFQVILITNQSAVGRGMISRQTLDDILNKMTRGVEQAGGRIKDIFFCPHTPDQGCDCRKPKPGMILDAVRCHGIDMEHSVMVGDSAKDIECGKNAGCAKTILVKTGNGEKALAALTAKGIVPDFLARDLYEAACWIIDNLTCGNTAP; encoded by the coding sequence ATGACAAAATATACAGTTTTTCTGGACCGGGATGGTGTAATCAACCACGATTCCGACGCCTATATCAAACACCCCGACGAGTTCCATTTCATACCCCAAAGCCCCGACGCCATTGCCCTGTTGACGGCCAACGGGTTTCAGGTTATTCTCATTACCAATCAATCGGCCGTGGGCCGTGGCATGATATCCCGGCAGACCCTTGATGACATTTTAAACAAGATGACCCGGGGGGTGGAACAGGCCGGCGGCCGGATCAAGGATATTTTTTTCTGTCCCCATACGCCGGACCAGGGATGCGACTGCCGGAAACCCAAACCCGGCATGATCCTTGATGCAGTAAGGTGCCACGGTATTGATATGGAACATTCCGTTATGGTGGGCGATTCCGCCAAAGATATTGAGTGCGGTAAAAATGCCGGGTGTGCCAAAACCATCCTGGTGAAAACCGGCAACGGAGAAAAGGCCCTGGCCGCATTGACGGCCAAAGGCATTGTCCCTGATTTTCTTGCCCGGGATCTTTACGAGGCCGCGTGCTGGATCATCGACAATCTTACCTGCGGCAATACAGCTCCATGA
- a CDS encoding Hsp20/alpha crystallin family protein, with protein sequence MEKIEIRFGNHIETPATEEKSFEEMFQSVNPMFCFSKRVWRPQMDIFETRDEIIIQAEIAGVSRENMVVELSDKAVKITGIRKSSQPDPTATYRLAEIQYGRFERVLYLPSVIDMEKVSASYANGFLQLKLGKQLTANFSSEPKMPIDFL encoded by the coding sequence ATGGAAAAGATAGAAATTCGATTTGGGAATCATATTGAGACACCGGCCACGGAAGAGAAGTCTTTTGAAGAGATGTTCCAATCCGTTAACCCCATGTTCTGCTTTTCAAAACGGGTCTGGCGTCCCCAGATGGATATTTTTGAAACCCGGGATGAGATCATCATACAGGCTGAAATCGCAGGGGTCAGCCGGGAGAACATGGTTGTGGAGCTCTCTGATAAAGCCGTAAAAATCACCGGCATTCGAAAAAGCAGCCAGCCGGATCCCACCGCCACTTACAGGCTTGCTGAAATCCAGTACGGCCGTTTTGAGCGGGTTCTGTATCTGCCCAGTGTCATTGACATGGAAAAAGTCTCTGCATCATACGCCAACGGTTTTTTACAACTGAAATTAGGCAAACAGCTCACGGCAAATTTTTCTTCGGAACCAAAAATGCCTATTGATTTTTTATAA